A genome region from Bemisia tabaci chromosome 3, PGI_BMITA_v3 includes the following:
- the LOC109043275 gene encoding uncharacterized protein: MTDIHSVLITGAWTGIGLEFTRQFLKNPEAQAQIVIATCLVPDEAADLLELQKNHSNLHILELDVTKFNTFDSVVSKVSEIVGEKGLTLLINNAGAYGIMGRLEKIDPEVYTKILEVNCVAPVMVTRAFLPLLKQSAATNASKHDDGLSLTRAAVINISSIFGSIKVTGTSKTYGSIRAYGYKESKAALNMSTQMMSSELRAYGILVESIHPGFVQTDMTTKGLPGSKQNYHPKPVLPTC; encoded by the exons ATGACCGACATTCATTCAGTTCTTATCACTGGTGCGTGGACTGGTATTGGTCTTGAATTTACGAGGCAATTTTTGAAGAACCCTGAGGCTCAAGCACAGATTGTAATCGCCACCTGCCTTGTTCCGGATGAAGCAGCG GACTTACTGGAGCTCCAGAAAAATCATTCGAACTTACACATCTTGGAATTAG ACGTTACAAAATTCAACACTTTTGACAGTGTAGTCTCCAAAGTTAGCGAAATCGTTGGTGAAAAGGGTTTGACGCTCCTGATCAATAATGCAGGAGCATACGGAATAATGGGTCGACTGGAGAAAATCGATCCTGAGGTCTACACCAAAATTCTAGAAGTCAACTGTGTTGCTCCGGTTATGGTAACGAGG GCTTTCCTACCACTTCTGAAACAGTCAGCTGCTACGAACGCTTCCAAACACGACGATG GATTGAGTTTAACGAGAGCCGCAGTAATAAACATCAGCTCAATATTCGGATCAATTAAAGTGACAGGGACGAGCAAAACTTATGGATCGATACGCGCTTACGGCTACAAAGAAAGCAAG GCGGCGTTGAACATGTCCACACAGATGATGAGTTCAGAACTCCGAGCTTATGGGATCTTGGTAGAGTCCATACACCCCGGTTTCGTGCAGACTGACATGACCACGAAAGGGCTGCCGGGCTCAAAGCAGAACTATCACCCGAAACCAGTGTTACCAACATGCTGA
- the LOC109043321 gene encoding C-signal translates to MAGIHSVLVTGAWRGIGLEFTKQFLTNPDFRAEIVIATCLVPAEAKDLLELQEKHSALHILELDVTKFDTFNELVNKVQAIVGHRGLTLLINNAGIGSPMHKLESIDADRYIAVLKTNTVGPVLLTKALLPLLRQSASVNAARYHDRPLSITRAAVINITSIFASILQTGSDKTMEKVRAYGYRESKTALNMATQLMSRELEEDGILVESIHPGFVITDMTAQLKATTTTETSVTSMLKTMLDFSEKNKIGFRSYDGEIIPF, encoded by the exons ATGGCTGGGATTCACTCGGTTCTCGTCACGGGAGCTTGGCGCGGCATCGGTTTGGAATTTACGAAACAATTTTTGACCAACCCTGATTTCCGGGCGGAAATTGTCATTGCAACATGTTTGGTACCCGCAGAGGCTAAG gatttaCTTGAACTTCAGGAGAAACATTCTGCTTTGCATATTCTTGAACTTG ACGTGACAAAATTCGACACTTTTAACGAGTTGGTGAATAAAGTGCAGGCCATAGTCGGTCACAGAGGCCTAACACTACTGATCAATAATGCAGGAATCGGAAGTCCCATGCACAAACTTGAAAGCATTGACGCTGACCGATACATTGCAGTTCTGAAGACGAACACTGTCGGACCAGTTCTTCTGACAAAA gCTTTGCTTCCTTTGCTGAGGCAATCCGCATCAGTGAATGCCGCACGATATCATGATC GACCTTTAAGCATCACTAGGGCTGCTGTCATAAATATCACATCTATATTCGCATCTATACTTCAGACAGGCTCCGACAAAACTATGGAAAAAGTAAGAGCATACGGCTACAGAGAAAGCAAA aCGGCCCTAAACATGGCAACCCAACTAATGAGCCGAGAGCTTGAAGAAGACGGGATTTTGGTGGAGTCCATACATCCTGGCTTCGTCATCACTGATATGACTGCGCAACTCAAAGCGACAACCACCACGGAGACCAGTGTCACCAGCATGCTCAAAACTATGCTGGACTTTAGCGAAAAGAATAAAATTGGCTTCCGCTCTTACGATGGAGAAATCATaccattttga